From a region of the Paraburkholderia hospita genome:
- the otsA gene encoding alpha,alpha-trehalose-phosphate synthase (UDP-forming): MSRLIIVSNRVAPISEGGPAAGGLAVGVYDALKETGGMWFGWSGDVLGSGQPQIKLEERGPVTFATIGLVRRDYDQYYRGFSNATLWPAFHYRPDLLQYDRHDFEGYCRVNTWLAQKLVPLLRDDDVIWVHDYHLIPFAQALRAAGVKNRIGFFLHIPFPAAQVLLAVPPHRALVEALCSFDLLGFQTGPDLRAFCDYIVNEADGSVEASAQGPTVVHGFGRTLRAAAYPIGVYPDEIAELAKAGEGDKPVRTIEATLHARKLIMSVDRLDYSKGLVERFRAFERLLEHSPSYRDKVSFLQIAPPTRSDLHAYQEIRLQLEGESGRINGRFAELDWTPIRYIHRQYERPVLAALFRTAHVGYVTPLRDGMNLVAKEYVSAQDPEDPGVLVLSRFAGAAQELTGALIVNPVDIDGMADALGTALSMPLAERKARYDDMMVQLRENNVSVWRDNFMRDLQQMPSAQPVVSEAAEG; this comes from the coding sequence ATGAGCCGACTGATTATCGTATCGAACCGCGTCGCGCCAATTTCGGAGGGTGGCCCCGCGGCGGGCGGCCTGGCCGTCGGCGTCTACGACGCGTTGAAGGAAACGGGCGGCATGTGGTTCGGGTGGAGCGGCGACGTGCTCGGCAGCGGCCAACCGCAGATCAAGCTCGAAGAGCGCGGCCCGGTGACGTTCGCGACCATCGGCCTCGTGCGGCGCGATTACGACCAGTATTACCGCGGCTTCTCGAACGCGACGCTGTGGCCCGCGTTTCATTACCGGCCCGATCTGCTGCAGTATGACCGGCACGATTTCGAGGGCTATTGCCGCGTGAACACGTGGCTCGCGCAAAAGCTGGTGCCGCTGCTGCGCGACGACGACGTCATTTGGGTCCACGACTACCATCTGATTCCGTTCGCGCAGGCGCTGCGCGCGGCGGGCGTGAAGAACCGCATCGGCTTCTTCCTGCACATTCCGTTTCCGGCGGCGCAGGTGCTGCTCGCCGTGCCGCCGCATCGCGCGCTGGTCGAGGCGCTGTGTTCGTTCGATCTGCTCGGCTTCCAGACCGGGCCCGATCTGCGCGCGTTCTGCGATTACATCGTCAACGAGGCGGACGGTTCCGTCGAAGCCTCGGCGCAAGGGCCCACGGTGGTGCACGGGTTCGGCCGCACACTGCGCGCGGCGGCCTATCCGATCGGCGTGTATCCCGACGAGATCGCCGAGCTGGCGAAAGCGGGCGAGGGCGACAAGCCGGTGCGCACTATCGAAGCGACGCTGCACGCGCGCAAGCTGATCATGAGCGTCGACCGGCTCGATTATTCGAAGGGACTGGTCGAGCGGTTTCGCGCGTTCGAGCGGCTGCTCGAGCATTCGCCTTCGTATCGCGACAAGGTGTCATTCCTGCAGATCGCGCCGCCGACGCGTTCCGATCTGCACGCGTACCAGGAAATCCGCTTGCAGCTCGAAGGCGAGTCGGGGCGCATCAACGGCCGCTTTGCGGAGCTCGACTGGACGCCTATCCGCTATATCCATCGACAGTACGAACGGCCCGTGCTCGCAGCGCTGTTTCGCACTGCGCATGTCGGCTACGTGACGCCGTTGCGCGACGGCATGAATCTCGTCGCGAAAGAGTATGTGTCGGCGCAAGATCCGGAAGATCCCGGCGTGCTGGTGCTGTCGCGTTTCGCGGGCGCCGCGCAGGAGCTGACGGGCGCGCTGATCGTCAATCCCGTCGATATCGACGGCATGGCCGATGCGCTCGGCACGGCGCTTTCGATGCCGCTTGCCGAACGCAAGGCGCGCTACGACGACATGATGGTGCAGCTGCGCGAGAACAACGTGTCCGTGTGGCGCGACAACTTCATGCGCGACCTGCAACAGATGCCGAGCGCGCAACCGGTGGTGAGCGAAGCCGCTGAGGGTTGA
- a CDS encoding SCO family protein — MRVAALSVALCAALSSAGCSHQGEPWQLTDVSGHLPDLDFTLTGDDGRPVAADTLKGRVSLVYFGYTHCPDVCPETMGRLMQVIGKLGRDAQNVRILFVSVDPARDTPSALHDYVGAFDSQHAFGLTGTDTQIEQMARHYRVAYQMEKRDPNGNYEVTHSSAVYIFDARNRARLLATDHDSPDVIARDVRRIIEDQS; from the coding sequence ATGCGCGTGGCGGCGTTGAGCGTCGCGCTGTGCGCAGCGCTCAGCAGCGCGGGATGTTCGCATCAAGGCGAACCGTGGCAGTTGACGGACGTGAGCGGACATCTGCCCGACCTCGATTTCACGCTGACAGGCGACGACGGCCGGCCCGTCGCGGCCGATACGCTCAAGGGACGCGTATCGCTCGTCTACTTCGGCTATACGCATTGCCCCGATGTCTGCCCGGAAACGATGGGGCGTCTGATGCAGGTCATCGGCAAGCTCGGGCGGGACGCGCAGAATGTTCGCATCCTGTTCGTCAGCGTCGATCCCGCGCGCGACACACCCAGCGCGTTGCACGACTACGTCGGCGCATTCGATTCGCAGCACGCGTTCGGCCTGACGGGCACGGATACACAGATCGAGCAGATGGCAAGGCATTACCGCGTCGCGTATCAGATGGAAAAGCGCGACCCGAACGGCAATTACGAGGTGACGCACAGCTCGGCGGTCTACATCTTCGACGCACGCAATCGCGCGCGCCTGCTCGCCACGGACCACGACTCGCCCGACGTCATCGCGCGAGACGTGCGCCGTATCATTGAAGACCAATCCTGA
- the otsB gene encoding trehalose-phosphatase, whose amino-acid sequence MQALPAFLSPTETAFFFDFDGTLVDLAPTPDGVLVQPEVISLLTELRRLTNGAVAIVSGRGIDSIDQFLCMPDMPIAGLHGAERRDANGDTQRIGFNDDRLLRMEQVLAQVVNANPGTLLEIKGAALALHYRNAPDREPVAREATTRLVAEYPGAYVLQPGKMVYEIKPKDVDKGRALRAFLDEPPFTGRTPVFAGDDLTDEKGFVVVNEKGGLSIKVGGGDTIARSRIGSVSALLAWLSEIVAAARNA is encoded by the coding sequence ATGCAAGCACTTCCGGCTTTTCTGTCTCCGACGGAGACGGCATTTTTCTTCGATTTCGACGGCACGCTCGTCGATCTCGCACCGACGCCCGACGGCGTGCTGGTCCAACCCGAGGTGATCTCCTTGCTCACCGAACTCCGGCGTCTGACGAACGGCGCGGTGGCGATCGTGTCGGGACGCGGGATCGACAGCATCGACCAGTTTCTCTGCATGCCCGATATGCCCATCGCCGGACTGCACGGCGCCGAGCGGCGCGACGCGAACGGCGACACGCAGCGTATCGGTTTCAACGACGACCGTCTGCTGCGCATGGAGCAGGTGCTTGCTCAAGTCGTCAACGCCAATCCCGGAACGCTGCTTGAAATCAAGGGCGCCGCGCTCGCGCTGCACTATCGCAACGCGCCCGATCGCGAACCGGTGGCGCGCGAAGCGACGACCCGTCTGGTCGCCGAGTACCCGGGCGCTTATGTACTGCAGCCGGGCAAGATGGTCTATGAAATCAAGCCGAAGGACGTCGACAAAGGCCGCGCGCTGCGCGCCTTTCTGGACGAGCCGCCGTTCACGGGCCGCACGCCCGTGTTTGCGGGCGACGATCTGACTGACGAGAAGGGCTTCGTAGTCGTCAACGAAAAGGGCGGTCTGTCGATCAAGGTCGGCGGCGGCGATACGATCGCGCGCTCGCGCATCGGCTCTGTCAGCGCGCTGCTTGCGTGGCTGTCGGAAATCGTCGCGGCGGCGCGCAACGCATGA
- a CDS encoding copper chaperone PCu(A)C gives MTQQIKTLSRVHTLVCAAAFAFVATGSIAAHAADSKQAIAVQNAWVRWLPNNLPAAAYVTLTNSSDKAIDLVDVSSADYGSAMLHQTVSNGSTQKMVMVDKLTVPAHGQASIAPGGYHVMLEEAKHKIAPGDTVHLKLQFSDGETLDAPFAVKSPSQTK, from the coding sequence ATGACACAACAAATCAAAACGCTTTCGAGGGTCCACACGCTGGTTTGCGCAGCCGCTTTCGCGTTCGTCGCCACGGGCAGCATCGCCGCGCACGCTGCCGACAGCAAGCAGGCCATCGCCGTGCAGAACGCATGGGTCCGCTGGCTGCCGAACAATCTGCCCGCCGCCGCGTACGTCACGCTGACCAACTCGAGCGACAAGGCGATCGATCTCGTCGACGTGTCGAGCGCCGATTACGGCAGCGCGATGCTGCATCAGACGGTGTCGAACGGTTCGACGCAAAAGATGGTGATGGTCGACAAGTTGACGGTACCCGCGCACGGCCAGGCGTCGATTGCGCCGGGCGGCTATCACGTGATGCTCGAAGAAGCGAAGCATAAGATCGCGCCGGGCGACACGGTGCATCTGAAGCTGCAGTTCTCCGACGGCGAAACGCTCGATGCGCCGTTCGCCGTCAAGTCGCCTTCGCAGACCAAGTAA
- the pgsA gene encoding CDP-diacylglycerol--glycerol-3-phosphate 3-phosphatidyltransferase — MPFNFPIFLTWLRIVLIPLVVGVFYLPDMMLSPAHRNLAAATIFILAALTDWFDGFLARKWNQTSAFGAFLDPVADKLMVTAALLVLVQLSRLDSAIALVIVGREIAISALREWMAQIGASKSVAVNSLGKFKTACQMTAIPMLLFYGPLSLGVFSIDTRVWGLWLIYLAAFLTIWSMLYYMKLAWPQIRERGGMA; from the coding sequence ATGCCGTTTAATTTCCCGATCTTCCTGACGTGGCTGCGGATAGTGTTGATTCCGCTCGTCGTGGGCGTGTTCTATTTGCCGGACATGATGCTGAGTCCGGCGCACCGCAATCTGGCCGCGGCGACGATTTTCATCCTCGCCGCGCTGACCGACTGGTTCGACGGCTTTCTCGCGCGTAAGTGGAACCAGACGTCCGCGTTCGGCGCGTTCCTCGATCCCGTCGCCGACAAGCTGATGGTGACAGCCGCCTTGCTCGTGCTCGTACAGTTGTCGCGTCTGGATTCGGCGATCGCGCTTGTGATCGTCGGCCGCGAAATTGCGATTTCGGCGCTGCGCGAATGGATGGCGCAGATCGGCGCGTCGAAGAGCGTCGCAGTGAACTCACTCGGCAAGTTCAAGACGGCCTGCCAGATGACCGCGATCCCGATGCTGCTGTTCTATGGTCCGCTATCGCTCGGTGTGTTTTCGATCGACACGCGCGTGTGGGGTTTGTGGCTCATCTATCTCGCCGCGTTCCTCACGATCTGGTCGATGCTGTACTACATGAAGCTTGCGTGGCCGCAGATTCGCGAGCGCGGTGGTATGGCGTGA
- a CDS encoding GNAT family N-acetyltransferase produces MQSKETSPIEWRWKAFDDLTNVEVYDMLAARAAVFVIEQNCLYGDVDGLDIDAWHLFAYGAQPSGARAKLAGYLRVLLPDNDDADIRIGRVLTTADFRGQGLGSAMLEAVLGHIHAQWPGTPIRLHAQAHLQPFYGAFGFEPISDVHEEDGIPHIWMRSA; encoded by the coding sequence ATGCAAAGCAAAGAGACTTCTCCTATCGAATGGCGCTGGAAGGCTTTCGACGATCTGACGAACGTCGAGGTCTACGACATGCTCGCCGCTCGCGCAGCCGTTTTCGTGATCGAGCAGAACTGCCTGTATGGCGATGTCGATGGACTCGATATCGACGCGTGGCATCTGTTCGCGTACGGCGCGCAGCCGTCCGGCGCGCGCGCGAAACTGGCCGGCTATTTGCGCGTGCTGCTGCCTGATAACGACGACGCTGACATTCGCATCGGCCGCGTGCTGACGACGGCCGATTTCCGCGGACAAGGCCTCGGCAGTGCGATGCTCGAAGCGGTGCTCGGGCATATCCATGCGCAGTGGCCCGGCACGCCCATACGTCTGCATGCGCAGGCGCATCTGCAGCCATTCTATGGCGCGTTCGGCTTCGAGCCGATTTCAGACGTGCACGAAGAGGACGGTATCCCGCATATCTGGATGCGTTCTGCGTGA